ccCTCCTCAGTGTCTCTtgcataattttttatttgttctttaaattttgtttacatACCAAAaactttgtttaaattatttatgaatgtgcacacatgcatggcatGGATTTATCCCACCACtaggtttaatttatttttatttttttaatatttatttattatgtatacaatattctgtctgtgtgtatgtctgcaggccagaagagggcaccagacctctttacagatggttgtgagccaccatgtggttgccgggaattgaactcaggacctttggaagagcaggcaatgctcttaaccactgagccatttctccagccctaggtttaatttatttatgaatgtgcacgcatgcatgccgTGATTTATCCCACCACTAGGGTCTGGAagtcaaactcaagttgtcaagcTTGTCAGCgggtacctttacccactaagtcatctccctGTTCCCCCTTCACTGTTCTTGACAAATGTAATAGTGTCCTTAACTTCTCTCTAGGTGTATGAGGTTTCCCCCTATATGTCTTAGTTCTTTCTATCTCCCCAGAGACACTAAGAAACAGGACAACCAGCACCCTTAAGTGCCGGACTCACTGTCTGACAACTTCAGGGATGTGGACTTGATCTAGGGAGATGAGTTGAGCCAGCTCCCCAAGGCTGTCCAGAAATCGGATCTTTCGCGTGAACTTGGAACTGAAGAGAGAATAAATCAATTATGTTCTGTATCGGGAGACTAACCCTGGAGGATCTCAGAGAAGTGGGGCAAGCAGAGTGGCAAGGCTGAAGAGGAGTAGGGTACCACCTCCTCACTGGCAGTAGTGACAATAGAGGAAGGGATGTCTACAGGTGTGTCTTGAACTAGTACCTGATAAAGGGCCGAACCAGTGCCAGGAACGCCTTCACATACCATGTAGCGTGGACAACCACCAGGGCTCGAAGGTTTTTCCGAAGCCTGAGGAAGAATCCAATATGACCATATGTTCCCTGTTCCGCCTTAGTCCATGAAGAACAGGTGGGTTATTTTCTGCAGGCTCCTCGGTGTCTCTCTTCCAAATTTCTCTGGCAGCTGTGCCTAATCCCCAATTTACTCAGCCCTCTATACTCTAAGTTTCGGGGATGTTCCTTCACTAGCTCCTCTGTCTCTGCGATTCAGTTCCCTCCAGCCCACATAGGTTCCTTTCTCCATCGTCTCCGCCATGCAGCCCAAGAGACATAAAAGTCCGAGAGGAAGTTGGGTGTAATGGTGCCTGTGATCTGAGCACTCTGCTGTGACCCCTGCAGAAGCAAAgaggtcaggaattcaaggacaACTGGGGCTACAGTGAGATTCCAAGCCATGTAAAATGAACTCCTGCtccaaacaagaaacaacaaaactcTTAAGTAGGAAAAAGACCAGCaaggaggaaaaacagaaacgattcaagaagaaaagtaaacaagGGTGAGAAGGCCATAGCAGACACGCTGATAACACCTGTTTGTTATCCgcgcactggggaggcagagaggcaggaagaccaggagttcaggGTATGTTTGGCTACACAGATAGTTCAAGGCGAGCCTCGATTATATGAGACcctatttccaataaaaataaataaatggctgggaagtggcggtggtggtgcatgccttcaatcccaaaggaggtagaggcaggcagatctctgtgagttagaagccagcccggtctacagagagaattccaggacacccaggactgtttatacagagaaaccctgtcttgaaagacaaaaaccaaacacaatgaGGGGAATGATGTATACATCGGggatgaaggaagaagaagagaaagcagtggaggtgtggaagggaaggggcaagactggggaaagggagagagactcCGGTGCGGGCAGCGTGCCATGGGGAGTCACAAGGAGTCTGACCAGGAAAGCTAAGTGACCTGTCCACAGTGCACTGAGTCCTAAGGGCTACAACAGGAGACCCCTCTGAAGAGATGTAGGAGGACAAAGAAAGGAGGGAGTAGGGATGGTGACCCAGGCCAGTggtcccagtactcaagaggctggGCGGGACAAGGGGACTGTGACCTTGAGGACAATGTGGGCTGCTGCGCACAGGGAGTCATTCtcgggaaagaaagagggaaaacaaCAAAGGGatcaaatggaagaagaaaacaatagaaaaaagagGACGCTATAGCAGAGAGCTGTGTCCCTCTTGCCCTGGGGTCTCACCTCCTATCCAAGGTGCGGTAACACTGGCGTATCCAGCCCAGAGGTGGTACCTGGGCCCTGCGTGTGCCTCCACTCAAGTGAACAAGCAGATAATTTTCAGCTACCAGCAGTTCCAGAGTTCCCACCATATACCTGGGGACAACGTTGTAGCGGAGGTGTATGCTGTGTTTGGGGGCTCAGACACATGAATGCAGGGATTCTCGGACAGGGGTCTTTGCCACTCTCCTCCCTTAGTCCCCTTTACAAGCCTTTTCAGGTTTCCACCTCACCTGAACAAGTGTTCCATGACGTAGGTGTAGTTGGGAATGCTGCTTGGGGGTAGAtagcaggaagcaaagaggatGACAGCATTGAGGCCATCACCATGGTAACCTGGGGGCCAATACGGGAAAAATTTACTCAGTTACAAATCTGTAAATAGTACTTCTACTTAGGATAAGGGATACTGAGCCTTGGGAAGTCAGGAAGGATGCTAAACCTAACAACTGAGTCTCCAGCTACGGAACATTAGTCAAGCTACCagaggtttctttgtgtgtgtttttttatgttgtgtatgagtgtgttgcctgcatgtatgcatgtgcaccacagggaagggaagagcTTGTGAgagcacctggaactggagttactggcagttgtgaactgtcatgtgattgctgggaagtCCAGCTGCTTTGCGGGAGCAACAAGAcctcttgcctgctgagccatctcggtACAGCTGTTGCCACAgctgatgttttcatttatttatttatttcatttattattattgtgtacaTGCACGGATGGGTCCATgtggggggtcagaggacaactttagctAGCGGGGTTAGTTCTCCTTGCACCTctccatgggctctggggatcagaCCCAGGTTGCCAGGCACGCATAGCAAGCACCTTGACTCACTGGCTCGCAATGCCGTAGTTTTCATGCCCGGTCTGCCTCTGTCATTACCTCCATGAGATAGCACTTTCCTATAGGGCTCAATGACGGTCATGTCCACTCGCTGCTCTCGCTGTCCTGTCCGGAACACTCTCCAGCGATGGCCGTCTTCTCCAGCCACGTCCCACACACAACCCCGGCCCAGCCTCTCAGCTGCCTCGCTGGCCCCCAGGCCTTCTGCCCGAGGCAAATCATCTAAAACacagtttttttgggggggagtggggagatgcaCAAAGCAGATTTCTTGTAATTTCCTGGTTTGTTGGAGTTTCTCCtcaaatttttgttgtttgagtttCTGAGAGAAGGTCCCACTGCGTGGCTCAGGCTAGTCTCCAATTCATGGTTCTTCTGCCTCacctttctgagtgctaggatgattcatttatttactcgtttactcattcattcattcatttattgagacagggtttctctgtgtggctctggctgtcctggaattcgttctgtagaacaggctggcctcgaactcacagagatccgcctgcctctgcctcccaagtgctgggattaaaggcgtgcgccaccatggcacagtctgagtgctaggattaccagGTGTCCACTACTACATCTGACTGAATATACTATTTACTCTCTCAcgttttaatatttcttttctttttcttctcttttccccagacaggatttctctgtgtagccctggctggcctcagggagctgcctgcctctgtttccagagtgctgggactactcAATGAACTCAACTCTATGTATCTTTTTTCTACCACTCCCTaactttccccttttccttagggtgctctctcatctctctctcgcctctctccctctctcttgcctctttccctctctctctttctcctcaatCTCAAGCTACCTGGACCGGTCTTTAATTCACTACATAACcaatgatgaccttgaatttctgtctGTACTTCCCAAcccctgggattataggtatgcccACTCATGCACAGCTTctaccagggatcaaacccagggctttgggcatGATAGGCAAGCAGCACTCTGACCTAAGCTACATCCCCAcacctccttttttcttttagatgaaGTCTCAATTGTATTCCATGTAGGTATTGAACTTTCAGTCCTCCCACCTGAGCCTGCCCAGTGGCTGGGGGCTTCACTGTACTCTCCAGCTCACacactcttctttccttcttctctttttgagacagggtctcaccctgtagccttggctgccctaggACTCACTGTTTGCTGCCCgggctggcttcaagctcactatgtattaattaattttttgattaatcatttagtttgtttgttgttattgctgttattttgtgtgtgtttaggttTTTGGAAACAGAATGTTTCTATTTATCCTTGAAACTCAataagtagatcaggctggcctctgactcacagagactgcctatgtctgcctcctgagtgctgggattaaagatgtgtgccagcagctgggtggtggtggcagcctttaatgtcagcactgggaggcaggtggaactgttcaagaccagtctggtctacagagcaagttccaggacagccagggctacacagagaaaccctgtcttgaaaaaacaaaaatcaaacaaacagacaaaaaaaaatgtgtgctagCAACCACAGCCAgttctggctttttaaaacatgggttgtggggatatagctcagggcctcatgcttgtgtggcaaggacTTTGCCAAAGGAAGTTGTTTTCAGTCTATAGCCATTAAGTGTGACCAGACATCCCATGATTAAACCTTCATGTCTTTCCTCATTGTCTAGTCTGCGGAAGTCTACACCCCTTAGCATAGCAGCCACCATGACACAAACTTTGCCAGCATAACCCAGTGCTAGCTTTTCACACTCTTCCTCCTAGCTCTCCGTGTCTAGTCAGGCTTCAAGGGCGTCACTCCTGACTATGTCTACTAGAACAGCCCTCTCTAACCCTGAGACATGTGACTCTTGATTTGGCATCTCCTCGCTATCCCTAACAGCCACACAGAGCCCGACCTCCAGCTGTGATTACTTCTAGGCAGTTACGATTTCCTAAGAGCAGGGCACCTTATGTATCTGTTCAGTTCATCTGGGAGACAAGCTTCCCTTTGGAGCCTAGACTGTTCTCAGACTCCTGgcaatcttcccacctcaacctAAGAGCTAGGTTCACAGGCCTGCAGCACCCTACTCCCCCTCCACCCACTTAGAGCTGGATCACAGGCCTGCagcaccccattcctcccccTCTGTCCCCACTCCAGCCTTTTGTTCTGATAACCTCAGGCCTGTCAGGTGGCATCTGGTGACCATAGTTCCAGTACTTGGGCGGCCACAAGACAagaaggatcttgagtttgagaccagcctgggttacaataGAGATTCTGTTTCTGTCCCAAACACAACAGTAGTAAGAATTCAGTCTTAGTTCAGGAAAGCACGGAATAggcatttacttttttttttttctgcttttcttttttttttaacatttttatttatgtatttatttatttagtatgtatacaatattctgtctgtgtgtatgtctgcaggccagaagagggcaccagacctcattacagatgtttgtgagccaccatgtggttgctaggaattgatcTCAtgaccttcagaagagcaggcaatgctcttaaccactgagccatctctccagccccccccccttttaacctcaatatttttctttcgttagtctgtttgcttttttgcttatttttgagacaaggtatcactATGTgtcccaaactggcctcaaactcacagagatccacctgcctctgtttcccaagtgctgggattaaaggcttgaacaACCATGTCAACCTTAGGTCTTTTTCTTAACAAATTTCCCCTTCCAGCCCTTGGCTGATCTCCTGTCCATTCTGGAAGCTTCCTTTCTGAGGAAATGTTTCTGGTCTGTCTACTCAGCTACTATAATTTATTTTGGggattattcattattttatgtgtatgggtgttttgtctgcaagtaTGTATATgcgccacatgcatgcctggtgcccttgaaggtcagaagagggcagcagattctctgggactgtagttatagacagctgtcatgtgggtgctgggactcaaacccaggtcctctggaagagcaaccagtgctctcaaccactgagccatcacttcagccccTGTTTACTATCCTAACATCCCATCCATTCACCCTGCCCTACATTTCTGTCTGCTTCGATTTTATCAGCCCCATCCTTGGGTTTGCGCCTACCTTCCCATTCAAATTCATGTCCGCTGTCAAGCTGCTCCGAGTCGGACGGTGTCTCCAGTTCATCCACCTCCAGGTCCAAGCTGCCATCCGAAGAGGAAGATTCGGAATGGTTGGGAGAAGCTCcagtttttcctcttccctcgGTCAGATTCAGCTGCAATTCTGGGGCAGACAGACGCTTCCGCATAGGGCGCTGGCCACACAGGGCCAGCGTGCTGGGGGTACCTGTGGCTGGAAGACAGGAGGGGAAAAATACCCAAATGGAAAACCCGTGCCAGTTGATGGTGATTCAACAGCCCTGTGTGGGGTGGAGCcaaaggcctgtgatcccagcaataAAAGAGACAAGAGGATCGCAAGTTAAAGGCCATTTTGGCTACAAATCAAGAtagagagcagcctgggctaagtGAGTCTctacatcaaaacaaaaaattaacacacaaGGACTTCTATATACAGAAGTCGTGAAACCAGGCCTGGTAGCTCCCATCTGCAACTACAGCactggaaggcaggggcaggaggatgctGCAAGTTTGGTCTGcttgtttctatgtgtgtgggtatttctCATGCATGTTTGTCTGTTCACTACATGTATACCTGTTGCTCTAAGAGCCCAAggaggggtgtcagatcccctggttgtgagccaccacgtggattCTGGTAATCAAatggaagagtagtcagtacttttaactgagccatctctctggccctgataggtgccagtttgaggccagtttagaGTTGAGACTGTCAAAAAATACctcaggcgtggtggcacacacctttaaccccagtgcccaggaggcagagacaggcagatctctgagttcaaagtcagtctagtctacagatgagttccaggctagttaaggttacatagggagaccccgtttcaaacagacaaaacaacagtaacaaaaaacacttaaaataaaatttttaaaggagctAATACCAGCTAAGAAgtagtggcacatgactttaatcccagcactcgggaggcagaggcaggcggatctctgtgagttcaaggccagcctggtttacagagtgagttccaggacagccagggctagacagagagaccctgtcttgaaaaaccaaaaataacaaaaaagataaCACCTGTGAATTTGAGACAGAGAAGAGACACAGGGCAagtggaaagggagaaagaactgCAAAGGACAGAAGCTACACAGTAAAGATTCTTGCCTAAAAACAGCCtcagaagccgggtggtggtggtggcgcacacctttaatcccagcactcgggaggcagaagcaggtggatctctgtgagttccaggattgccagtactattcacagagaaaccctgtcttgaaaaaccaacaaaacaaaacaccaaaaacaaaaaacaaaacagccccaGGAGTAGAGTCAGACTCGAGGTCTACTTCCCACTTGCCTTTCCCTACCGGCCTGTGAGTCTCTCTGAGGGTCTTCGGGATTTCCAGCTGAGCCAGCCTCCTCAGGAAGCAATCTAGGGAAGGGATGGAACAGAGACTTAGAGGCAAGCACCTAGCCAGGTGTCCTCAGCTTTCTCGCTCCACTgtgacagttttctttcttgcctcttcctctcccctaaagattctgtttctgtgcatacgtgttctgcctacatgtttatctgtgcaccatatgtgtgcccgGCGCCCTTGGAGCCCAgacggtgtcagatcccctgggactagagtaaAGAATGATCGTGGTCACTATGTGGCTTCtgagaatcaaatctgggtcctctggaagagccacaggAGGGCAAAAGGCTCTTCCCTTACCTGGGAAACTCCTCGTCTTGCCATTCTTCCCTCAGCTCCAGCTCTCCAAGTCTCAGGGCTGCTCCTGGCTCTGCGGCTCCTgctttctccccagccctgacatCAGCCCCCACCACCCCCAAGAAGAAAAGATCATGAGACAACCTATTCAGTATCCTACAGGAGCCAGACAGCAGATGGCAGACACTAACGTGAAGAATGTGTCACAGAGGACACTTGTCTCTGTATACAGATATTCTATCTTTTCCACTCGGCTGAATCAAACCACCTACGGATGAGCTTAGCAGAGAGGCAGGGCCATCAGGCAATCCCTATGCCTCTGTGGTAGTGACTTCACCTGCAGTGTAGGCACAGAAGGCATCCCACACCACAACTGGTTGGAGCCCAGACAAACCTGGCCAGTTAACCCTGAGCAAAGCACTAGCAGATGGCACCTAGtcagccccacctctcctccactGTGCTGGGAAAATGAGGCACATCTAATGACAGGGAGAAAGGACAGATTCACTGGGAAGCAGAACCCGGGTATAAATTCAgttctggccaggcggtggtggcacaagcctttttaatcccagcactcgggaggcagaggcaggcagatctctgtgagttcgaggccagcctggtctacaagagctatttccaggacaggctccaaagctacagagaaaccctgtctgaaaacaaaacaaaacaaaacaaaacaaaaagaaaaattcagctcTGGGCCAGATTTCCAGTCTAGAGAGTGGGGGtttaataagaaagagaaaggtggTCTATCAGAGGTAAGGTAGTAACTTTCAACTGTGGAATTGTTCCATTCTGTATACGCTCCTGCCTCAAACCACCCGGTCCCTCCTCTTCATGCTCTTCTTTGAGGAATCCGGGAAGCCTTGACTGGTTGGAACCGCCCTCTCCGCCTGCAGTCAGGGCAAGCCCTTACTCACCCTCCTTCTCCTAATGTCATTTTCCCCGTTTCCTGCACAGTCCCCATCTTCCACGTTGTCCCGTGTTCTCTGAACACTTTATGAAGGGTAGGAGGCTGTGATCCCAGCCCCCAccactctttccttttctgtttcagctgttGCTCTGGCCTCTAAGGAGGTGTGGAAGGGAGGCAACCTCATCTTCAAACAGGTTTTGCCACCTCCCCTCCCAAGGAGCAGGTCTGCCCCAAAGCCCAGCCTCTTGTGTGGGGGCGGGCTT
The genomic region above belongs to Arvicola amphibius chromosome 14, mArvAmp1.2, whole genome shotgun sequence and contains:
- the Bnipl gene encoding bcl-2/adenovirus E1B 19 kDa-interacting protein 2-like protein isoform X2, with the protein product MGTVQETGKMTLGEGGLLPEEAGSAGNPEDPQRDSQAGTPSTLALCGQRPMRKRLSAPELQLNLTEGRGKTGASPNHSESSSSDGSLDLEVDELETPSDSEQLDSGHEFEWEDDLPRAEGLGASEAAERLGRGCVWDVAGEDGHRWRVFRTGQREQRVDMTVIEPYRKVLSHGGYHGDGLNAVILFASCYLPPSSIPNYTYVMEHLFRLRKNLRALVVVHATWYVKAFLALVRPFISSKFTRKIRFLDSLGELAQLISLDQVHIPEVVRQLDQDLHGSKAPNTKLDKGP
- the Bnipl gene encoding bcl-2/adenovirus E1B 19 kDa-interacting protein 2-like protein isoform X1 → MGTVQETGKMTLGEGGAGEKAGAAEPGAALRLGELELREEWQDEEFPRLLPEEAGSAGNPEDPQRDSQAGTPSTLALCGQRPMRKRLSAPELQLNLTEGRGKTGASPNHSESSSSDGSLDLEVDELETPSDSEQLDSGHEFEWEDDLPRAEGLGASEAAERLGRGCVWDVAGEDGHRWRVFRTGQREQRVDMTVIEPYRKVLSHGGYHGDGLNAVILFASCYLPPSSIPNYTYVMEHLFRYMVGTLELLVAENYLLVHLSGGTRRAQVPPLGWIRQCYRTLDRRLRKNLRALVVVHATWYVKAFLALVRPFISSKFTRKIRFLDSLGELAQLISLDQVHIPEVVRQLDQDLHGSKAPNTKLDKGP
- the Bnipl gene encoding bcl-2/adenovirus E1B 19 kDa-interacting protein 2-like protein isoform X3; translated protein: MRKRLSAPELQLNLTEGRGKTGASPNHSESSSSDGSLDLEVDELETPSDSEQLDSGHEFEWEDDLPRAEGLGASEAAERLGRGCVWDVAGEDGHRWRVFRTGQREQRVDMTVIEPYRKVLSHGGYHGDGLNAVILFASCYLPPSSIPNYTYVMEHLFRYMVGTLELLVAENYLLVHLSGGTRRAQVPPLGWIRQCYRTLDRRLRKNLRALVVVHATWYVKAFLALVRPFISSKFTRKIRFLDSLGELAQLISLDQVHIPEVVRQLDQDLHGSKAPNTKLDKGP